From one Alosa alosa isolate M-15738 ecotype Scorff River chromosome 5, AALO_Geno_1.1, whole genome shotgun sequence genomic stretch:
- the LOC125294798 gene encoding serine/threonine-protein kinase/endoribonuclease IRE1-like isoform X3, translating to MLVYYILSCGHYPFGEGIRCETNILDGKYNLDLVEDELAKDLIERMIQDDPKDRPRVKDTLTHPYFWENERRVEFLTKVGNQSEAENCRNADKKLFEDLEKCTVDKTFADWKNKFSPELVHKLDNHTSPYPENTLALLRFIRNLYEHHPDEAERIDLRELFPDLLATVYMFVEAKKWNLRPLLNKFFPS from the exons ATGCTGGTGTACTACATCCTCTCTTGTGGACACTATCCTTTTGGGGAAGGGATTCGCTGTGAGACTAATATTCTGGACGGGAAGTACAATCTGGATTTGGTGGAAGATGAGCTGGCTAAAGATCTGATTGAGAGGATGATCCAAGATGACCCCAAAGACAGGCCAAGAGTGaaggacacactcactcacccctACTTCTGGGAGAATGAGAG GAGGGTGGAGTTTTTGACAAAAGTTGGTAATCAGAGTGAAGCAGAGAACTGTCGAAATGCAGACAAGAAGCTCTTTGAGGACCTGGAGAAATGCACAGTGGATAAAACCTTCGCTGACTGGAAAAACAAA TTTTCCCCTGAGCTGGTCCACAAGCTGGATAATCACACGTCGCCTTACCCAGAGAACACTCTGGCTCTGCTGCGTTTCATACGCAATCTCTACGAACACCA CCCTGATGAAGCAGAGAGGATCGACCTGAGGGAACTGTTTCCTGACCTGCTTGCGACTGTCTACATGTTTGTCGAAGCTAAGAAGTGGAATTTACGACCCCTCTTGAACAAATTCTTCCCTTCCTGA